The Streptomyces sp. NBC_01268 genome window below encodes:
- a CDS encoding MBL fold metallo-hydrolase, whose translation MTQPTDQVTEHGGGVWSLRVPIPDNPLGHTLVHVLDTDRGPVLVDTGWDDPASWHELTTGLGTLGIGIQDVHGVVVTHHHPDHHGLSGRVREESGAWIAMHAADIAVVRRTGSAEPGSWLDYLARKLAAVGAPEEHTAPLRAARAAGRMRTLPGLSSALPDREIVPGELLDLAGRRLRAVWTPGHTPGHVCLHLEEAHPAGLPGHGRLFSGDHLLPGISPHIGLYEDPDEATAADPLGDYLDSLERIGRLGVAEVLPAHQYAFPDAARRVRELLDHHEERLAGLLALLATPLTPWQLAERMEWNRPWELIPHGSRNIAVSEAEAHLRRLVKLGRAEPVPGTDPVAYQAV comes from the coding sequence ATGACGCAGCCGACCGACCAGGTGACCGAGCACGGCGGAGGCGTCTGGTCGCTGCGGGTGCCCATCCCGGACAACCCCCTCGGCCACACCCTCGTGCACGTCCTCGACACCGACCGCGGCCCCGTCCTCGTCGACACCGGCTGGGACGACCCCGCCTCCTGGCACGAACTCACCACCGGACTCGGCACCTTGGGCATCGGCATCCAGGACGTCCACGGCGTCGTCGTCACCCACCACCACCCCGACCACCACGGCCTGTCCGGCCGGGTCCGGGAGGAGTCCGGGGCGTGGATCGCCATGCACGCCGCCGACATCGCCGTCGTCCGCCGCACCGGCAGCGCCGAACCCGGCAGCTGGCTCGACTACCTGGCCCGCAAGCTGGCCGCCGTCGGCGCCCCCGAGGAGCACACCGCCCCGCTGCGCGCCGCCCGCGCCGCCGGCCGGATGCGGACCCTGCCCGGCCTGTCCTCCGCCCTGCCCGACCGGGAGATCGTCCCCGGCGAGCTGCTCGACCTCGCCGGGCGCCGGCTGCGCGCCGTCTGGACCCCCGGCCACACCCCCGGCCACGTCTGCCTCCACCTGGAGGAGGCCCACCCGGCCGGCCTGCCCGGCCACGGCCGGCTCTTCTCCGGCGACCACCTGCTGCCCGGGATCAGCCCGCACATCGGCCTGTACGAGGACCCCGACGAGGCCACCGCCGCCGACCCCCTCGGCGACTACCTCGACTCCCTCGAACGCATCGGGCGGCTCGGCGTCGCCGAAGTGCTCCCCGCCCACCAGTACGCCTTCCCCGACGCCGCCCGCCGGGTCCGCGAGCTCCTCGACCACCACGAGGAACGCCTCGCCGGGCTGCTCGCCCTCCTGGCCACCCCGCTCACCCCCTGGCAGCTCGCCGAACGCATGGAGTGGAACCGCCCCTGGGAGCTCATCCCGCACGGCTCCCGCAACATCGCCGTCAGCGAGGCCGAGGCCCATCTCCGGCGCCTGGTGAAACTGGGCCGCGCCGAGCCCGTCCCCGGCACGGACCCGGTGGCCTACCAGGCGGTCTGA
- a CDS encoding prenyltransferase/squalene oxidase repeat-containing protein, which translates to MISVRRVAAALAAGAVLSTTAAGVAAAAPSPTPTPAKIPAGLYGTTDPTYDGVWRQSLAFLAQRTSGIQPADQAVDWLLGQQCDSGAFASYRPDPAKPCDAKTMLDSNATAAAVQALAAVRRQSDAPEKAEKAAKAGTAWLKSVQNKDGGWSYTPGGPSDANSTSIVVSAFVAAGERPGDVKSTDGRNPYDALLTFALPCTDKEGAGAFAYQPDKTGKLFANADATAAATLGGLGKSITARGTQPEQPPVCKDLPKPTADRAALNGAAYLAAQLAKTGHLTVPPMPGASETAELPDYGNTADAVVALAAAGAKKEAAGALAWLEKNSSQWAGTSGPAAYAQLVFAAHAMDTDPRSFGSTDLLERLNATGPAPKAPDNSQASTTAEDDESGFDLWWIIGIGMVVGVGIGFLLSGRKK; encoded by the coding sequence ATGATCAGCGTTCGCCGTGTCGCCGCCGCACTCGCGGCCGGTGCCGTGCTCAGCACCACCGCCGCCGGAGTGGCCGCCGCCGCACCCTCGCCGACGCCGACCCCCGCGAAGATCCCCGCCGGTCTGTACGGCACGACCGACCCGACCTACGACGGCGTCTGGCGCCAGTCGCTGGCCTTCCTGGCCCAGCGCACCTCCGGCATCCAGCCCGCCGACCAGGCCGTGGACTGGCTGCTCGGCCAGCAGTGCGACTCCGGCGCCTTCGCCTCGTACCGCCCCGACCCGGCCAAGCCCTGCGACGCCAAGACGATGCTCGACAGCAACGCCACCGCCGCCGCCGTCCAGGCGCTCGCCGCGGTCCGGCGCCAGTCCGACGCCCCCGAGAAGGCCGAGAAGGCCGCCAAGGCGGGCACCGCCTGGCTCAAGAGCGTGCAGAACAAGGACGGCGGCTGGAGCTACACCCCCGGCGGGCCCAGCGACGCCAACTCCACCTCCATCGTCGTCAGCGCCTTCGTCGCCGCCGGCGAGCGCCCCGGCGACGTGAAGTCCACCGACGGCCGGAACCCGTACGACGCCCTCCTCACCTTCGCCCTGCCCTGCACGGACAAGGAAGGCGCCGGAGCCTTCGCCTACCAGCCCGACAAGACCGGCAAGCTGTTCGCCAACGCCGACGCCACCGCCGCCGCCACCCTCGGCGGGCTCGGCAAGAGCATCACCGCCCGCGGCACCCAGCCCGAACAGCCCCCCGTCTGCAAGGACCTGCCGAAGCCGACCGCCGACCGGGCCGCGCTCAACGGCGCCGCCTACCTCGCCGCCCAGCTCGCCAAGACCGGCCACCTCACCGTCCCGCCGATGCCCGGCGCCTCCGAGACCGCCGAGCTCCCCGACTACGGCAACACCGCCGACGCCGTCGTCGCGCTCGCCGCGGCCGGTGCGAAGAAGGAAGCGGCCGGCGCCCTGGCCTGGCTGGAGAAGAACTCCTCCCAGTGGGCCGGGACGAGCGGCCCCGCCGCCTACGCCCAGCTGGTCTTCGCCGCGCACGCCATGGACACCGACCCGCGCAGCTTCGGCAGCACGGACCTCCTGGAGCGGCTGAACGCCACCGGGCCCGCCCCCAAGGCGCCCGACAACTCGCAGGCGTCCACCACCGCCGAGGACGACGAGTCCGGCTTCGACCTGTGGTGGATCATCGGCATCGGCATGGTCGTCGGCGTCGGCATCGGCTTCCTCCTGAGCGGCCGCAAGAAGTGA
- a CDS encoding SCO2322 family protein, with product MLLAAAPAQAAGYRYWSFWEGEGKGGGWAYATQGPATARPADGDVIGFRFAVSKDSADASKPSAAPDFGQICAGVEKQDGNKRVAVVVDFGGPLDAPPGETPPAKVLTAGCPQVREDATAAEALAAVAKPLRYDTNAMLCGIAGYPAKGCGEQVATAPDAAASKPAAKPSGTPAAAAPEHSGGPSFGLVTGGAAVLLLGVAGVWQARRRRG from the coding sequence ATGCTGCTGGCCGCCGCCCCCGCCCAGGCCGCCGGCTACCGCTACTGGTCCTTCTGGGAGGGCGAGGGCAAGGGCGGCGGCTGGGCCTACGCCACCCAGGGCCCGGCGACCGCCCGGCCCGCCGACGGCGACGTCATCGGCTTCCGCTTCGCCGTCAGCAAGGACTCCGCCGACGCCTCGAAGCCCTCCGCCGCGCCCGACTTCGGGCAGATCTGCGCGGGCGTGGAGAAGCAGGACGGCAACAAGCGGGTCGCGGTCGTCGTCGACTTCGGCGGCCCCCTCGACGCCCCGCCCGGCGAGACCCCGCCCGCGAAGGTGCTCACGGCCGGCTGCCCGCAGGTCCGCGAGGACGCCACCGCCGCCGAGGCGCTCGCCGCGGTCGCCAAGCCGCTGCGGTACGACACGAACGCGATGCTCTGCGGGATCGCCGGCTACCCGGCGAAGGGCTGCGGCGAGCAGGTGGCGACCGCACCGGACGCCGCCGCGTCGAAGCCCGCCGCGAAGCCGTCCGGGACCCCGGCCGCCGCCGCTCCCGAGCACTCCGGCGGCCCCTCCTTCGGGCTCGTCACGGGCGGCGCCGCCGTGCTGCTCCTCGGCGTCGCCGGCGTCTGGCAGGCCCGCCGCCGCCGCGGATGA
- a CDS encoding energy-coupling factor transporter transmembrane component T: MTRPNRLRAPEANRSNALHPGAWWLWALGLAVAASRTTNPLVLGLIVGVAGYVVAARRTEAPWARSYGAFVKLGLFVVALRVVFSLVLGSPIPGERLLFTLPEVPLPDWAQGVRIGGRVTAEQLVFALYDGLKLATLLICVGAANALANPARLLKSLPGALYEVGVAVVVAMTFAPNMVADVVRLRTARRLRGRPTGGVRALLQIGLPVLEGALERSVAVAASMDARGYGRTAQVPPAVRRTTAVLTIGGLLGVCAGSYGLLAAQGAGYGLPLLAAGLLAAVAGLRLGGRRAARTRYRPDRWGVRAWLVAASGIAVAVAMIWAASVDPEALRPGVVPLRAPELPLWPAASVLLGLLPAFVAPVPKETSR; this comes from the coding sequence ATGACCCGCCCGAACCGGCTGCGCGCCCCCGAGGCGAACCGCTCGAACGCCCTGCACCCCGGAGCCTGGTGGCTCTGGGCGCTCGGCCTCGCCGTGGCCGCCTCGCGCACCACCAACCCGCTGGTCCTCGGCCTGATCGTCGGCGTCGCGGGGTACGTCGTCGCGGCCCGCCGCACCGAGGCGCCCTGGGCCCGCTCGTACGGCGCCTTCGTCAAGCTGGGCCTGTTCGTCGTCGCCCTGCGGGTGGTGTTCTCGCTGGTCCTCGGCTCGCCGATCCCGGGCGAGCGGCTGCTGTTCACGCTGCCCGAGGTACCCCTGCCCGACTGGGCGCAGGGCGTACGGATCGGCGGCCGGGTCACCGCCGAACAACTCGTCTTCGCCCTGTACGACGGGCTGAAACTGGCGACCCTGCTCATCTGCGTGGGCGCGGCGAACGCGCTCGCCAACCCGGCGCGGCTGCTCAAGTCGCTGCCGGGCGCGCTGTACGAGGTGGGGGTCGCCGTCGTCGTCGCGATGACCTTCGCACCGAACATGGTCGCCGACGTGGTCCGGCTGCGCACCGCCCGGCGGCTGCGCGGCCGCCCCACCGGCGGGGTGCGGGCCCTGCTCCAGATCGGCCTTCCGGTCCTGGAGGGCGCCCTCGAACGCTCGGTGGCCGTGGCCGCCTCCATGGACGCGCGCGGCTACGGCCGGACCGCCCAGGTGCCGCCCGCCGTACGGCGCACCACCGCCGTGCTGACGATCGGCGGGCTCCTCGGCGTGTGCGCGGGATCGTACGGGCTGCTCGCCGCGCAGGGTGCCGGGTACGGGCTGCCGCTGCTCGCCGCCGGGCTCCTCGCGGCCGTCGCGGGGCTGCGGCTCGGCGGGCGGCGGGCCGCCAGGACCCGCTACCGGCCCGACCGCTGGGGCGTCCGGGCCTGGCTCGTCGCCGCCTCCGGCATCGCGGTCGCCGTCGCGATGATCTGGGCCGCGTCGGTCGACCCCGAGGCGCTCCGCCCCGGCGTCGTCCCCCTCCGGGCGCCCGAGCTGCCGCTGTGGCCCGCGGCGTCCGTGCTGCTCGGCCTGCTCCCCGCCTTCGTGGCCCCCGTTCCGAAGGAGACCTCCCGATGA